The uncultured Desulfobulbus sp. genome window below encodes:
- a CDS encoding DMT family transporter produces MRAPQEKSLSVPFIPGNPQPMNTLKPYIAGIAVVFIWSGWITLSRFGVHTALQPSDITMLRYWTAFILVSPAVFRYPWKRYTLFQYLVIGLGVGFPYTMLSFYGLKVINAAHAGVLVNGMLPVMGAVVAWLVFRQKIALHRYGAIGLIFFSNLIMTGNFSVSASQAIGMLLLITAALCYTFHMTGIRLWQVNWQDVLVIVPVVNVLIFTPLWFVFPSGMSTNMYHDMAVQAVYQGGVVNVIALMCVAYAIRQLGTIPVALFMSFVPVTTALLAWIVLKENLSPWEIAGIIGCSLGLLWYAREPRKTKRSEKEL; encoded by the coding sequence ATGCGTGCACCTCAAGAGAAGAGCTTGTCAGTACCGTTTATTCCGGGTAATCCACAGCCCATGAATACATTGAAACCTTATATTGCTGGTATTGCCGTGGTCTTTATCTGGTCCGGCTGGATTACCCTCTCTCGTTTTGGCGTGCACACCGCGTTGCAACCCTCTGATATCACGATGCTTCGTTATTGGACGGCATTTATATTAGTGTCTCCGGCAGTGTTCCGATACCCCTGGAAACGGTACACCCTCTTTCAGTATCTGGTAATAGGACTCGGCGTAGGGTTTCCCTACACCATGCTCTCCTTCTATGGGTTGAAAGTCATTAACGCAGCCCATGCCGGTGTTCTGGTCAATGGCATGCTTCCTGTCATGGGAGCTGTGGTTGCCTGGCTGGTTTTTCGCCAGAAAATAGCACTGCATCGCTACGGGGCCATTGGTCTGATCTTTTTTTCTAATCTGATTATGACAGGCAATTTTAGCGTTTCAGCAAGTCAAGCTATTGGAATGCTTTTGCTGATAACGGCCGCACTCTGCTATACCTTTCACATGACGGGGATTCGACTCTGGCAAGTGAACTGGCAAGATGTGCTGGTGATTGTACCTGTTGTGAATGTCCTTATATTCACACCATTATGGTTTGTTTTCCCCTCGGGAATGTCAACTAATATGTACCACGATATGGCAGTTCAGGCTGTTTATCAAGGGGGCGTGGTGAATGTAATTGCGCTTATGTGTGTGGCCTATGCCATTCGCCAGCTTGGTACCATTCCTGTTGCTTTGTTTATGTCGTTTGTGCCGGTAACGACGGCATTGTTGGCCTGGATTGTGCTCAAAGAAAATTTAAGTCCCTGGGAAATAGCCGGTATAATCGGGTGCTCGCTTGGTTTACTCTGGTATGCACGAGAACCAAGGAAAACAAAGCGAAGTGAAAAAGAACTTTGA
- a CDS encoding YdiU family protein, with translation MTRALHPSNFFSKQLNFDNRFTRELPSDPITTNTRRQVAGACYSKVQPTPVRAPTLVAYSKEAAGLLDLQPEDIQRTGFTQVFSGNVLLPGMDPYAMCYGGHQFGNWAGQLGDGRAINLGEVVNQQGRHWMLQLKGAGPTPYSRSADGLAVLRSSLREFICSEAMYHLGVPTTRALSLILTGESVMRDMFYDGNPALEPGAVVCRLAPTFIRFGNFEILAARGDLATLKQLVEFTLTHHFPQFAPATTEHILAWFEQVCRLTVQLMVEWLRVGFVHGVMNTDNMSILGLTIDYGPYGWLEDYDPTWTPNTTDSMGKRYCFGRQAHIAHWNLARLAGAIHPLIGEAAPLEEILQSYTTWFNQSWQEMMAKKLGLLSFIPATDQRLVDDLLSLLPQVETDMTLFFRNLAQIPLIVDRDQDRLVPLMEAFYQPSALTTDIREKFSHWLAGYAHRLCEQQDEPSDRASRMHQVNPLYVARNYLAQLAVDKVEQGDFSLVNELLEVLRHPYAQQPGMERFARKRPEWARHRPGCSMLSCSS, from the coding sequence ATGACTCGAGCACTTCACCCATCCAATTTTTTTTCGAAGCAGCTCAACTTTGACAATCGCTTCACCCGGGAATTACCATCTGATCCCATCACCACGAATACCAGACGTCAGGTTGCAGGAGCATGCTATTCCAAAGTGCAGCCAACACCTGTGCGTGCACCTACATTGGTGGCCTATTCAAAAGAGGCTGCCGGATTACTTGATCTTCAACCTGAAGATATCCAAAGAACAGGCTTTACCCAGGTTTTCTCAGGAAATGTGTTACTGCCTGGCATGGATCCTTATGCCATGTGCTATGGCGGCCATCAATTTGGAAACTGGGCAGGGCAACTCGGTGATGGCCGCGCTATTAACCTGGGTGAGGTAGTGAATCAGCAAGGGCGCCATTGGATGCTGCAACTCAAAGGAGCTGGCCCGACCCCCTATTCCCGCAGTGCAGACGGATTGGCGGTTCTGCGCTCTTCCCTTCGTGAGTTTATCTGCTCTGAAGCCATGTATCATCTGGGTGTACCGACAACCCGTGCACTCAGCCTCATCCTTACTGGCGAGTCGGTTATGCGGGATATGTTCTACGATGGTAACCCTGCCCTGGAGCCAGGTGCTGTGGTTTGTCGACTTGCCCCTACCTTTATTCGCTTTGGCAATTTTGAAATTTTGGCTGCCCGGGGTGATCTCGCCACGCTCAAACAGTTGGTCGAATTTACCCTTACCCATCATTTCCCTCAGTTTGCTCCTGCCACAACTGAGCACATTCTTGCTTGGTTTGAGCAAGTCTGTCGCCTCACAGTTCAGTTAATGGTTGAATGGCTTCGGGTTGGTTTTGTCCATGGCGTGATGAACACTGACAACATGTCAATTTTGGGACTCACCATTGATTATGGCCCCTACGGCTGGCTTGAGGATTATGATCCCACCTGGACCCCCAACACAACCGATAGCATGGGAAAAAGGTACTGCTTTGGCAGGCAGGCGCACATTGCCCATTGGAATCTGGCGCGGCTCGCAGGGGCTATTCATCCCCTCATTGGGGAGGCCGCTCCTCTTGAAGAAATTCTTCAATCATACACCACGTGGTTCAATCAGTCCTGGCAGGAAATGATGGCAAAAAAACTGGGATTACTCTCTTTTATTCCAGCTACCGATCAAAGGTTAGTGGATGACCTGCTCAGCCTTTTACCCCAGGTTGAAACGGATATGACCCTCTTTTTCCGTAACTTGGCCCAGATCCCCCTCATCGTCGATCGAGACCAGGATCGTCTTGTCCCTCTCATGGAGGCATTTTATCAACCCAGCGCATTGACCACCGATATTCGGGAAAAATTCAGCCATTGGTTAGCTGGTTATGCCCATCGTCTCTGTGAACAGCAGGATGAGCCCTCTGATCGTGCAAGTCGTATGCATCAGGTTAATCCACTCTACGTTGCACGAAACTACCTGGCTCAACTCGCTGTCGATAAAGTTGAACAGGGTGATTTTTCCCTTGTGAACGAACTTCTTGAGGTGTTACGCCATCCTTACGCGCAACAACCTGGCATGGAACGGTTTGCCCGTAAACGTCCGGAATGGGCCAGACATCGGCCCGGCTGTTCGATGCTTTCCTGCAGCTCGTAA
- a CDS encoding HAD-IA family hydrolase: protein MVHKTNWQAVLFDFDGVIADSTAVKVEAFHTLFTSFGSMIQEAVVNYHLDNGGMPRIEKIRHCYTQFVGRPISDAHLTLECEKFADMVREAVIASPLIPGALETLKSLKEQAIPCFVVSGTPHEEMNAIVEAKGLKEYFVEVHGSPRTKPVVVADILQRFTLFPSSCLFVGDALADYQAAQKHGLNFLGIVPAGKPSLFPAQTTTAPKVELPSPP, encoded by the coding sequence GTGGTACACAAAACAAACTGGCAGGCGGTATTGTTTGATTTTGATGGGGTGATTGCTGATTCCACCGCAGTCAAAGTCGAGGCATTTCATACTCTTTTCACCTCTTTCGGCTCCATGATTCAGGAAGCTGTCGTTAACTATCATCTCGATAATGGTGGCATGCCCAGAATCGAAAAAATACGTCACTGCTATACCCAATTTGTTGGCCGTCCTATTTCTGACGCACACCTCACCCTTGAGTGTGAAAAATTTGCCGATATGGTTCGCGAGGCAGTGATTGCTTCTCCTTTAATCCCCGGAGCCCTTGAAACCCTCAAGAGTCTCAAAGAACAGGCCATCCCCTGCTTTGTTGTCTCAGGCACTCCGCATGAGGAGATGAACGCCATCGTTGAGGCCAAGGGGCTCAAAGAGTATTTTGTCGAGGTACATGGATCTCCCCGCACAAAGCCAGTGGTAGTGGCCGATATTCTGCAACGATTTACACTTTTCCCCAGTTCCTGTCTTTTCGTCGGTGATGCCCTGGCAGATTACCAGGCTGCGCAGAAACACGGTTTAAACTTTCTCGGTATTGTCCCGGCAGGCAAGCCGTCTCTTTTTCCTGCCCAGACAACAACGGCCCCAAAGGTTGAGCTGCCATCCCCCCCATGA
- the thiM gene encoding hydroxyethylthiazole kinase, with translation MTQFAGKTAANLQKIRETKPLIHNITNFVVMNYTANVLLAAGASPVMAHADSEVEEMVDLAGALVLNIGTLTDSWVNTMIKAGRRAVELDKPIILDPVGAGATQLRTNAVKAILAQTWVSIIRGNASEILALRGLNFGSKGVDSVNSVEESTAVVIEIARELGTTLAITGKTDLVTDGVRNFRVHGGHALMPYVTGTGCSASALLGAFHTVDKDPVSAAVTCLAFFGIAGETAGQEAKGPGSFMIHLLDALYNLSPAEVESRCQIEKI, from the coding sequence ATGACTCAATTTGCCGGAAAAACCGCTGCCAATCTGCAAAAAATCAGGGAGACCAAACCCTTGATTCACAACATCACCAATTTTGTCGTCATGAACTATACAGCCAATGTCTTATTGGCTGCCGGTGCATCCCCGGTCATGGCCCATGCAGACAGTGAAGTGGAAGAAATGGTGGATCTGGCGGGTGCCCTGGTGCTTAATATCGGCACCCTGACCGATAGCTGGGTCAACACCATGATAAAAGCCGGTCGCCGTGCTGTGGAACTCGACAAGCCGATTATCCTTGATCCCGTAGGTGCTGGTGCCACTCAGTTGCGAACCAACGCAGTCAAGGCAATTTTAGCCCAAACCTGGGTAAGCATTATTCGTGGTAATGCCTCGGAAATTCTGGCCCTGAGAGGACTGAATTTTGGATCAAAAGGGGTCGATAGTGTCAACAGTGTCGAAGAAAGCACTGCAGTCGTGATCGAAATTGCCCGCGAACTGGGAACAACCCTGGCAATTACTGGAAAAACCGATCTGGTTACCGATGGTGTAAGAAATTTTCGTGTCCACGGGGGACATGCGCTCATGCCCTACGTAACCGGAACAGGCTGTTCAGCCTCGGCACTGCTTGGCGCTTTTCATACAGTGGATAAGGATCCGGTCTCTGCAGCAGTAACCTGTCTGGCTTTCTTTGGCATCGCAGGAGAAACAGCAGGCCAAGAGGCAAAAGGCCCCGGCAGTTTTATGATCCATCTCCTCGATGCACTCTACAATCTCAGTCCGGCTGAGGTTGAATCCCGATGTCAAATTGAAAAAATCTGA
- the thiE gene encoding thiamine phosphate synthase, whose protein sequence is MIDLSLYLVTDRALSAGRDTVNVVAAALRGGVSCVQLREKQATTREFMEEARAVKSLLDTLDKPVPLIINDRLDVALAVQADGVHLGQKDMPISDARRIAGNTMIIGISAECLDDALAAERDGADYVGVSPVYATPTKTDTAPPLGLSGLHQIRQAVSLPLVGIGGINANNALDVLRAGADGVAVVSAIVSAPCPRSAAAALLQDINRFKVKHSKTLHLTPQ, encoded by the coding sequence ATGATCGATCTTTCACTCTACCTGGTGACCGACCGTGCCCTCTCTGCCGGTCGTGACACGGTGAATGTGGTGGCCGCAGCCCTTCGCGGAGGCGTGAGTTGCGTACAACTTCGTGAAAAACAAGCCACTACCCGAGAATTCATGGAAGAAGCCCGGGCTGTGAAATCCCTGCTCGATACCCTGGACAAACCTGTTCCCCTGATTATCAATGACCGCTTAGATGTGGCCCTTGCCGTCCAGGCAGATGGGGTGCACCTGGGACAAAAAGACATGCCCATCTCCGATGCTCGCAGGATTGCAGGGAACACTATGATTATTGGCATCTCAGCCGAATGCCTTGACGATGCCCTTGCTGCTGAACGAGATGGTGCAGACTATGTCGGGGTCAGCCCAGTGTATGCAACCCCCACCAAAACCGATACGGCGCCACCTCTTGGCCTCTCAGGACTCCATCAAATCAGACAGGCCGTCTCCTTACCCCTGGTAGGAATTGGCGGTATCAACGCCAATAACGCTCTTGATGTTCTCCGCGCCGGAGCAGACGGGGTCGCTGTGGTCTCGGCCATTGTCAGTGCTCCCTGTCCGCGCAGTGCGGCTGCCGCACTTTTGCAAGACATCAACCGATTTAAAGTAAAACACTCAAAAACACTGCACCTTACCCCCCAGTGA
- the thiD gene encoding bifunctional hydroxymethylpyrimidine kinase/phosphomethylpyrimidine kinase, producing the protein MNAKKVYKRVLTIAGSDSGGGAGIQADLKTISANGCYAMSVITALTAQNTVGVSGIHAVPVDFVASQMEAVLSDIGVDAVKIGMLFSPELIETIASQLNKFNIQTIILDPVMVAQSGDKLLQDEAIEALKQHLIPMAELITPNLPEAAVLLGREEFTDSKAIEEATVELISMGCRNVLIKGGHLEGGASDDCLYLGAEKRLVILPGERIPTQNNHGTGCTLSAAIASFVARGQSIEEAVRSAKAYITGAIRAGAEYTIGQGHGPVHHFYQFF; encoded by the coding sequence ATGAACGCCAAAAAAGTCTACAAAAGAGTTTTAACCATCGCCGGATCCGACAGCGGTGGTGGTGCCGGAATCCAGGCTGATTTAAAAACAATCAGCGCTAACGGCTGTTATGCCATGAGCGTTATTACCGCGCTCACCGCCCAAAATACCGTGGGTGTTAGTGGTATTCACGCTGTTCCTGTAGATTTCGTTGCCAGCCAGATGGAGGCAGTGCTCTCCGATATCGGTGTTGACGCCGTCAAGATTGGCATGCTCTTCTCCCCTGAGCTCATCGAAACCATTGCCAGTCAGCTCAACAAATTCAACATCCAAACGATTATTCTCGATCCGGTCATGGTGGCCCAAAGCGGAGATAAACTGCTTCAGGATGAGGCCATTGAAGCCTTAAAACAGCACCTGATCCCCATGGCTGAGCTGATCACCCCAAACCTGCCAGAAGCCGCAGTACTCCTGGGGAGAGAAGAGTTCACCGACAGCAAAGCAATCGAAGAGGCAACGGTTGAACTCATTTCCATGGGCTGTCGTAATGTTCTCATCAAAGGGGGACACCTCGAAGGTGGAGCCAGTGATGATTGCCTCTACCTCGGAGCTGAAAAACGGTTAGTCATCCTGCCAGGTGAGCGCATTCCAACTCAAAATAACCATGGGACAGGGTGCACCTTAAGTGCAGCCATTGCCTCATTTGTCGCCCGTGGTCAATCCATTGAAGAAGCTGTCCGCAGTGCCAAGGCCTACATCACAGGAGCTATTCGAGCTGGAGCCGAATACACCATCGGCCAGGGACATGGCCCAGTTCACCATTTTTATCAATTCTTCTGA
- a CDS encoding ABC transporter ATP-binding protein: MSQEAPEISLARIGLDFAGKPLFHDLSLRLAGGQTTCILGPSGCGKSTLLKLIAGVSPLHFSGEITFSSGLSQHPVAWMGQNDLLLPWLSLFDNVLLGPRLRRQCSSEQQAKAHALIQQAGLSGYESALPGTLSGGMRQRTALLRTLMEERQILLMDEPFTALDALTRVRLQNLSAELTRGATVILVTHDPMEALRLGHRIIVLAGSPIAVVEELIPDTPPPREAGTALLNTHYAHLLSLLMQGGAQ, encoded by the coding sequence TTGTCCCAGGAGGCCCCGGAAATCTCACTTGCGCGGATCGGTCTTGACTTCGCTGGCAAGCCTCTCTTTCACGATCTGAGTTTGCGCCTTGCAGGCGGGCAAACCACCTGCATCCTCGGCCCCAGCGGTTGCGGTAAATCAACGCTCTTAAAGCTCATAGCAGGTGTTTCCCCCCTGCACTTTAGCGGAGAGATCACTTTTTCCTCTGGCCTGTCCCAGCACCCCGTTGCCTGGATGGGCCAGAACGATCTTCTCCTTCCCTGGCTGAGTCTTTTTGACAACGTACTCTTAGGCCCGAGGCTGCGTCGCCAATGCAGTTCAGAGCAACAAGCCAAGGCGCATGCCCTTATTCAACAGGCGGGACTCTCCGGTTACGAATCCGCCTTACCGGGCACGCTCTCCGGCGGCATGCGACAGCGCACCGCACTTCTGCGCACTCTGATGGAGGAGCGACAGATCCTCCTCATGGACGAACCCTTTACTGCCCTCGATGCACTGACCCGGGTCCGCCTTCAAAATCTCTCGGCCGAATTAACCCGGGGAGCAACGGTGATCCTGGTAACACACGACCCCATGGAAGCCTTACGTCTTGGTCATCGTATTATTGTCCTTGCCGGCAGTCCCATTGCAGTTGTGGAGGAACTTATCCCTGATACGCCTCCTCCCCGTGAAGCGGGCACAGCTCTGCTTAATACCCACTATGCCCACCTCCTCTCCCTTTTGATGCAAGGGGGGGCACAATGA
- a CDS encoding ABC transporter permease, which produces MNQLRGLILCCGLIVCWQILVLITDVPPYILPGPFPVATALVSHFSLLAGHLGTTFTEILLGLILGTLLGTFTALSMIISPMLKRWMLPVLVISQAIPVFALAPVLVLWFGYGMASKVAMAVLIIYFPVTASFYGGMQRTEPELLELARIMGAGRLEILRTIIIPSALPGFASGLRVATAVAPIGAVVGEWVGSSAGLGYYMLHANARMQIDNMFAALALLALVSLLLYFCIDRLLDKLIYWQPNQGTSL; this is translated from the coding sequence ATGAACCAGCTGCGTGGGTTGATCCTTTGCTGTGGGCTGATTGTATGCTGGCAGATCCTGGTACTCATTACCGATGTTCCTCCCTATATCCTCCCTGGCCCTTTTCCGGTGGCCACAGCTCTGGTTTCCCATTTTTCTCTTCTCGCTGGCCACCTGGGCACAACCTTTACAGAGATTCTCCTGGGATTAATCCTGGGGACCCTTTTGGGTACCTTTACAGCGCTATCCATGATCATCTCTCCGATGCTTAAACGGTGGATGTTGCCGGTCCTGGTAATCTCCCAGGCTATTCCTGTCTTTGCCCTGGCGCCGGTCCTGGTCCTCTGGTTTGGCTACGGCATGGCCTCCAAGGTGGCAATGGCAGTACTGATCATCTACTTTCCAGTTACGGCTTCTTTCTATGGGGGGATGCAGCGCACAGAGCCTGAACTCTTGGAACTCGCTCGAATCATGGGAGCGGGCAGGCTTGAGATACTCCGCACTATTATCATCCCCTCCGCCCTTCCCGGCTTTGCCTCTGGCCTACGGGTAGCGACAGCAGTTGCTCCTATTGGTGCCGTGGTAGGAGAATGGGTCGGTTCCAGCGCGGGGCTGGGCTACTACATGCTGCACGCTAACGCTCGTATGCAAATCGACAACATGTTCGCAGCCCTCGCGCTTCTGGCCCTCGTCTCGCTCCTGCTCTATTTCTGTATTGATCGTCTGTTGGATAAACTTATATATTGGCAACCCAATCAAGGAACTTCATTATGA
- a CDS encoding ABC transporter substrate-binding protein translates to MKKCLLLLSLLCIALLQSMPAQAGEKLTVLLDWFVNPDHAPLFVAKERGYFKDKGLDVELIAPSNPNDPPKLVAAGKADIAVSYQHQHQMQIDQGLPLVRIATLIATPLNSLVVLDNGKINSIKDLKGKTIGYSVGGFETALLKVMLEKEGLSIDDVKLVNVNFSLSPSLLTGQADAVIGAFRNFELNQMDIEKHPGKAFLVEEYGVPSYDELILVANKAKLDDPRLRKFVDAVEEGVQYLVNHPDTSWKLFVSNGRESLDDELNRRAWRDTLPRFALRPGALDKKRYLRFAQFLKEQNIVSKVPQLDSWAVELN, encoded by the coding sequence ATGAAAAAATGTCTGCTGTTGCTGTCTTTGCTCTGTATAGCCCTGTTGCAGAGCATGCCTGCCCAGGCCGGTGAAAAACTCACTGTCCTTTTGGACTGGTTCGTCAATCCCGATCATGCGCCCCTGTTTGTGGCCAAGGAGAGGGGGTATTTTAAAGATAAAGGCCTCGATGTCGAGCTGATCGCCCCTTCAAACCCCAATGATCCCCCAAAACTAGTCGCCGCAGGTAAAGCCGACATTGCTGTCTCCTATCAACATCAGCATCAAATGCAAATTGATCAGGGGTTACCCCTGGTTCGTATCGCAACCCTGATCGCCACCCCACTCAACTCTCTGGTGGTCCTGGATAACGGCAAGATCAACTCCATTAAAGACCTGAAGGGTAAAACCATCGGTTACTCTGTGGGGGGATTTGAAACAGCCTTATTGAAGGTCATGCTAGAAAAGGAAGGACTCAGCATTGATGATGTCAAACTGGTCAACGTCAACTTCTCACTCTCCCCTTCCCTGCTCACCGGACAGGCAGATGCAGTCATTGGCGCCTTTCGCAATTTTGAGCTGAACCAAATGGACATTGAAAAACATCCGGGCAAAGCTTTTCTGGTCGAAGAGTATGGTGTTCCTTCCTACGATGAACTCATTCTCGTGGCCAACAAGGCAAAGCTGGATGATCCCAGACTGCGCAAGTTCGTTGATGCCGTGGAAGAAGGGGTGCAATACCTGGTCAACCATCCTGATACAAGCTGGAAGCTCTTTGTCAGCAATGGCCGTGAATCACTTGATGACGAACTCAATCGCCGGGCCTGGAGGGACACTCTGCCCCGCTTTGCCTTGCGCCCCGGTGCCCTGGATAAAAAACGGTATCTCCGTTTTGCCCAGTTTCTTAAAGAGCAGAATATTGTCAGCAAAGTCCCCCAGCTTGACAGCTGGGCGGTAGAACTCAATTGA
- a CDS encoding SH3 domain-containing protein, giving the protein MHHQNLLSSLRACLLIAPLVLGLSCTLEAKSIGKDQVNIRSNPSTKSKILFSAPLGYPISIEKESKDWVFFKDWQNNKGWVYKPLVSNIDTAVILVEKANVRSQPTVKSKAMAIAEMGEIYKILSKSGNWVKLGYYHGGSEVGWIRDDLIFGE; this is encoded by the coding sequence GTGCACCATCAAAACCTACTCTCCTCTCTTCGCGCCTGTCTTCTCATTGCTCCTCTGGTTCTCGGATTAAGCTGTACCCTGGAGGCTAAAAGTATCGGCAAAGATCAGGTCAACATACGTTCGAATCCCAGTACAAAAAGCAAAATTCTCTTTAGCGCCCCCTTGGGGTATCCCATTTCCATTGAGAAAGAATCCAAGGACTGGGTCTTTTTCAAAGATTGGCAAAACAACAAGGGCTGGGTCTATAAACCTCTGGTTTCAAACATAGATACTGCTGTCATATTGGTGGAAAAAGCCAACGTCCGCAGCCAACCGACTGTTAAATCCAAGGCAATGGCTATTGCTGAAATGGGTGAAATTTATAAAATCTTGAGTAAAAGCGGCAACTGGGTCAAGCTGGGATATTACCACGGTGGCTCCGAGGTTGGCTGGATTCGAGACGACCTGATTTTTGGTGAATAA
- a CDS encoding C-GCAxxG-C-C family protein produces the protein MRPDEMQEKAQDLFLKRLHCSQVLAMVGQEKLGVQDPSVIKALGSFGGGIGGTGHVCGALVGAASVIGTLYSRSSLEEKENPRMWAATKKVMKSFKELTDEYGGINCGEIARVDWMDRDEVKNFYGNAESRRQHCLKVVGETARFLGELLENEAEIMAAKEAEKKKAQ, from the coding sequence ATGCGGCCCGATGAGATGCAGGAGAAGGCACAAGATCTGTTTTTAAAACGTTTGCATTGCAGTCAGGTATTGGCCATGGTTGGCCAGGAGAAATTGGGAGTGCAGGATCCTTCCGTCATCAAAGCCCTTGGTTCTTTTGGCGGGGGTATCGGGGGAACCGGCCACGTCTGTGGGGCTTTAGTTGGCGCTGCCAGTGTGATTGGTACCCTGTATAGTCGTTCGAGCCTTGAGGAAAAAGAGAATCCTCGTATGTGGGCTGCCACAAAAAAGGTGATGAAATCCTTTAAAGAGCTCACGGATGAGTACGGTGGGATCAACTGCGGCGAGATTGCCCGGGTTGACTGGATGGACCGTGATGAGGTGAAAAATTTTTACGGCAACGCCGAGAGCAGGCGGCAACACTGTCTTAAGGTTGTGGGGGAAACAGCCCGCTTTCTTGGTGAGTTGCTGGAAAATGAAGCAGAGATTATGGCCGCAAAAGAGGCGGAGAAAAAGAAAGCGCAATAA
- a CDS encoding 3'-5' exonuclease has translation MYLKLQETAPRLYDKTFEILQLYVSTSSSNRASTVSPSSSPVIVFDFETTGQAPKYGDRPIEVGAVKIERGCIIDTFQSLMNPGFTITRFIESLTGISNDLLLDAPSCEEVIATFADWIEDLPLAAHNVGFDRSFLDAELAQIGRERTNPLACTVLTSRRIFPGSPNYKLATLVDFLGLANDGVFHRALADAEMTGHLWIAMTELIKDRYGLDEVPFYLMQNLMKVGKAKVDRYLRNFAERQQNQSLFHS, from the coding sequence ATGTACCTTAAACTCCAAGAAACCGCACCGCGTTTGTACGACAAAACCTTTGAAATTCTTCAGCTATACGTATCAACTTCTTCCTCAAATAGAGCTAGCACCGTGTCCCCCTCTTCTTCTCCTGTTATTGTTTTTGATTTCGAAACCACCGGCCAGGCCCCTAAATACGGAGATCGCCCCATTGAAGTGGGAGCCGTAAAAATTGAACGGGGATGCATAATCGATACATTCCAGTCGCTGATGAATCCCGGTTTTACCATAACCAGGTTCATCGAATCGTTGACCGGAATCAGCAATGATCTCTTACTCGATGCTCCCTCCTGTGAGGAAGTGATAGCTACATTTGCTGACTGGATTGAAGATTTGCCGCTGGCCGCTCACAATGTAGGCTTTGATCGCAGTTTTCTTGACGCTGAACTGGCACAGATTGGCCGCGAACGCACCAATCCCTTAGCCTGTACAGTCCTCACTTCCCGGCGAATTTTCCCAGGCTCTCCCAACTATAAACTGGCTACATTGGTTGATTTTTTGGGGCTAGCCAATGACGGCGTCTTTCACCGGGCATTGGCTGATGCTGAAATGACAGGTCATCTCTGGATAGCCATGACCGAACTGATCAAAGATCGCTACGGACTTGATGAAGTGCCTTTTTATCTCATGCAAAATCTGATGAAGGTGGGAAAAGCCAAGGTAGATCGCTATCTGCGCAACTTTGCAGAACGACAACAGAATCAATCACTTTTTCATTCGTGA